In Terriglobales bacterium, a single genomic region encodes these proteins:
- a CDS encoding aldehyde dehydrogenase family protein — translation MATAIKPNVRTYQMYINGEWVDSASGKTFPVYDPSTEEVIAYVPDANAEDVDRAVKAAREVFDSGPWGKTTAQERGRVLFKLAERIRQESARLAELECRNSGKPIVEAEYDIADVATCFEYYGGLATKVLGYVNPVPDNALSLSMKEPVGVAGQIIPWNYPLLMAAWKLAPALAAGCSCVLKPAEQTPITVLEMANWFADIGLPAGAVNIITGFGESAGAPLVQHAGVDKVAFTGSAAVGKQIVKMAADSVKRVTLELGGKSPNIFFADADFEAAIDGALFGVFVNQGEVCSAGSRILVEKPIYSKFVEAMAEKAKKIKLGPPLERSTKMGPVVSKEQFDRVRSYQEVGKKEAKLATGGGSPSGQKRGYYIEPTIFYDVDNHARIAREEIFGPVASIIPFKDEKDALRIANDTPYGLAAAVWTRDIFKAMRAVKALRAGIVWVNHMQPTYVEAPWGGYKQSGFGRELGPWGIEEYLETKQVHINLNEQPIGWYD, via the coding sequence ATGGCAACCGCAATCAAACCTAATGTTCGTACTTACCAGATGTACATCAATGGCGAATGGGTGGATAGCGCCAGTGGCAAGACCTTTCCGGTTTACGATCCCTCGACCGAAGAGGTGATCGCCTACGTCCCCGACGCCAATGCCGAGGACGTGGACCGCGCGGTGAAGGCTGCGCGCGAAGTATTCGACTCCGGTCCCTGGGGCAAGACCACGGCGCAAGAGCGCGGCCGTGTTCTGTTCAAGTTGGCGGAACGCATCCGTCAGGAATCGGCCAGGCTCGCCGAACTCGAATGCCGCAACTCCGGCAAGCCCATAGTCGAAGCCGAATACGATATCGCTGATGTCGCCACCTGCTTTGAATACTATGGTGGACTTGCCACGAAGGTGCTCGGATACGTGAATCCGGTGCCCGACAATGCCCTGAGCCTCTCGATGAAAGAGCCGGTGGGCGTGGCGGGACAGATTATCCCCTGGAACTATCCACTTCTTATGGCTGCATGGAAGTTGGCGCCGGCATTAGCTGCCGGCTGTAGTTGCGTGCTCAAGCCGGCGGAACAAACTCCCATCACGGTGCTTGAGATGGCAAACTGGTTTGCCGATATCGGGCTGCCCGCCGGAGCAGTAAACATCATCACCGGCTTTGGCGAGAGCGCCGGAGCGCCTCTGGTGCAGCACGCGGGCGTGGACAAAGTTGCCTTTACCGGCAGCGCCGCGGTCGGGAAGCAGATCGTGAAGATGGCCGCCGACAGCGTAAAGCGGGTGACGCTCGAACTCGGCGGCAAGTCTCCCAACATCTTTTTTGCCGACGCCGATTTTGAAGCCGCGATCGACGGCGCCCTCTTCGGGGTCTTCGTTAACCAGGGCGAAGTCTGCTCCGCCGGCAGCCGCATTCTGGTCGAGAAGCCGATCTATTCGAAGTTCGTCGAGGCCATGGCGGAGAAGGCCAAGAAGATCAAACTCGGGCCGCCGTTGGAGCGCAGCACGAAGATGGGGCCCGTGGTCAGCAAGGAGCAATTCGACCGCGTTCGCTCATATCAGGAGGTTGGCAAAAAAGAGGCCAAGCTCGCCACCGGCGGCGGGAGCCCCTCAGGCCAGAAGCGCGGTTATTATATCGAGCCCACAATCTTCTACGACGTTGATAATCACGCCCGGATCGCGCGCGAGGAGATCTTCGGCCCAGTGGCCAGCATAATCCCCTTTAAAGACGAAAAAGACGCACTGCGCATCGCCAATGACACGCCTTATGGCTTGGCTGCAGCGGTTTGGACGCGTGACATCTTTAAAGCCATGCGCGCGGTGAAGGCGCTGCGCGCCGGCATAGTCTGGGTGAACCATATGCAGCCCACATATGTCGAGGCGCCGTGGGGAGGCTATAAGCAGTCCGGGTTTGGACGCGAGCTGGGACCGTGGGGCATCGAAGAATATCTGGAGACCAAGCAGGTCCACATCAACCTCAACGAGCAACCGATCGGCTGGTACGACTGA
- the gabT gene encoding 4-aminobutyrate--2-oxoglutarate transaminase, which translates to MPTIRLRTPVPGPRSQALMRRRADAVPRGIYQGTPLYMARAEGAVLEDVDGNRYIDFAGGIGCQNIGHRSPGVLEAVRAQLDRYMHTCFQVLPYEGYVRLAERLNQLAPGNFPKKTFFVNSGAEAIENAVKIARSYTKRPAIICFEDAFHGRTMMTLSLTSKTHPYKEGFEPFPGDVYRIPFAYCYRCSYSLKYPECGVYCAQHLEDTFRRVVAAESVAAVIAEPVLGEGGFVAPPPEFFRIIVEICRKHGILFIADEVQSGFGRTGRLFACEHYGIEPDILATAKSLGGGLPIGAITGRSEVMDAPGAGGLGGTFGGNPVCCEAALAVLDTFEREDLLDRANELGSRFAKRAREWQRQWPEIGDVRGLGGMQAMELVRSPESREPAEDYAKQVIRYCYEHGVIVLSAGTYGNVVRWLTPLVITDEQFDEGMAVLESALRSVLQPKGEVAAQTV; encoded by the coding sequence ATGCCGACCATTCGCCTGCGTACGCCTGTTCCCGGACCCCGCTCGCAAGCGTTGATGCGACGGCGTGCCGATGCCGTCCCACGCGGCATCTACCAGGGCACGCCTCTTTACATGGCGCGCGCGGAAGGAGCCGTATTAGAAGACGTGGACGGAAACCGCTACATTGACTTTGCGGGCGGCATTGGCTGCCAGAACATCGGCCATCGCTCTCCGGGAGTGCTGGAAGCCGTGCGCGCGCAGCTCGACCGCTACATGCATACCTGTTTTCAGGTCCTGCCGTACGAAGGCTACGTCCGTTTGGCGGAGCGGCTGAACCAGCTGGCGCCGGGAAATTTTCCCAAGAAGACTTTTTTCGTGAACAGTGGCGCGGAGGCCATAGAGAACGCGGTAAAAATCGCGCGCTCCTACACTAAGCGGCCGGCAATCATTTGTTTCGAAGATGCGTTTCACGGCCGCACCATGATGACCCTGTCGCTTACCAGCAAGACGCATCCCTACAAAGAAGGGTTCGAACCGTTTCCCGGAGATGTTTATCGCATTCCGTTTGCTTACTGCTATCGCTGCTCGTATTCGCTTAAGTACCCCGAGTGTGGCGTTTACTGCGCTCAGCATTTGGAAGACACGTTCCGGCGTGTGGTGGCCGCGGAGTCAGTCGCTGCGGTGATCGCTGAGCCGGTTTTGGGGGAGGGTGGCTTCGTCGCGCCGCCCCCTGAATTTTTTCGCATCATCGTCGAGATCTGCAGGAAACACGGCATTCTTTTCATCGCCGACGAAGTGCAGAGTGGATTCGGCCGCACCGGCAGACTCTTCGCGTGCGAACACTACGGCATTGAGCCGGACATCCTAGCGACTGCGAAGTCGCTGGGGGGCGGCCTGCCGATAGGGGCCATTACCGGCCGTTCCGAGGTGATGGACGCCCCCGGCGCAGGCGGCCTGGGTGGAACTTTCGGCGGCAATCCGGTGTGCTGTGAAGCAGCGCTTGCCGTTTTGGATACTTTCGAGCGCGAAGATCTTCTCGATCGCGCGAATGAGTTGGGCAGCCGCTTCGCCAAACGTGCGCGAGAATGGCAGCGGCAGTGGCCTGAAATCGGCGACGTACGAGGCTTGGGCGGTATGCAGGCGATGGAGCTGGTACGTTCACCTGAGTCCCGCGAGCCCGCGGAAGACTATGCCAAACAAGTGATACGCTATTGCTACGAGCATGGCGTGATCGTGCTCTCCGCTGGGACCTACGGCAACGTCGTGCGATGGCTGACACCGCTGGTTATTACCGACGAGCAATTTGACGAGGGAATGGCGGTCTTGGAATCGGCGCTGCGATCGGTATTGCAACCCAAAGGCGAAGTCGCCGCACAGACTGTCTAG
- a CDS encoding CoA-acylating methylmalonate-semialdehyde dehydrogenase — translation MSIAAPTQTAVRNYFNGKWQSGAGEHRDVTNPATGEVLAQVPMSSAAEVGAVVDAAAAAFPAWRRTPPEERIQYLFKLKQLLEDHIDDLARTITLENGKTLTEAKAELRRAIENVEVACGIPTLMQGYNLEDVARGIDETMIRQPLGVVAAVTAFNFPAMIPFWFLPYAIACGNTFVLKPSERVPLTMQLAFQLMETLGLPPGVLNLVNGGKAAVDAILDHPTVRAVSFVGSTPVAKYLYARGAQNGKRLQCQGGAKNHVVVLPDADMQQAAQIIGESAFGCAGQRCLAVSVAVAVGQAQKTFRDTIAETASSMRVGFGLDPDVQMGPVITPESKARVESLIGQGASEGAKVLVDGRHTKISKYESGNFVRPTVLDQVPPGSKLAATEIFGPVLSLVPANDVDEAIAFLASSPYGNQASIFTTSGAAARKFRYEAPAGNIGINIGVAAPMAYFPFSGWKESFFGTVHGQGRDAIEFYTDKKVVIERWGREHSRKF, via the coding sequence ATGAGCATCGCAGCTCCTACTCAAACCGCCGTCCGCAATTACTTCAACGGTAAATGGCAGTCTGGCGCAGGCGAGCACCGCGATGTCACGAACCCCGCGACTGGAGAAGTGCTGGCGCAGGTGCCGATGTCGAGCGCCGCAGAAGTTGGAGCGGTAGTGGATGCCGCTGCGGCCGCGTTTCCTGCCTGGCGCCGCACTCCGCCCGAAGAGCGCATTCAGTATCTGTTCAAGCTGAAGCAACTGCTCGAAGACCACATCGACGATCTGGCGCGGACGATTACGCTCGAGAACGGGAAAACTCTCACCGAGGCAAAAGCGGAGCTGCGCCGGGCCATCGAAAACGTTGAAGTGGCGTGCGGCATTCCCACCCTGATGCAGGGTTACAACCTGGAAGACGTTGCCCGCGGTATTGATGAGACGATGATCCGCCAGCCGCTGGGTGTAGTCGCAGCGGTTACAGCTTTCAATTTTCCGGCGATGATTCCGTTCTGGTTTCTGCCTTACGCCATTGCCTGCGGCAACACGTTTGTGCTGAAACCCTCAGAGCGCGTCCCACTTACTATGCAGTTGGCGTTTCAACTGATGGAGACCCTCGGGCTTCCGCCCGGAGTGTTGAACCTGGTGAATGGCGGCAAAGCCGCGGTGGACGCAATTTTGGATCATCCTACCGTGCGCGCCGTCAGTTTTGTCGGCTCCACGCCAGTGGCCAAATACCTGTATGCGCGTGGAGCGCAAAATGGCAAACGGCTACAGTGCCAGGGCGGAGCTAAGAACCACGTTGTCGTATTGCCCGATGCCGACATGCAGCAGGCCGCACAGATCATCGGCGAGAGCGCATTCGGATGCGCCGGCCAACGCTGCCTGGCGGTGTCAGTTGCTGTCGCAGTGGGCCAGGCGCAGAAAACTTTTCGCGATACCATTGCAGAAACTGCTTCTTCTATGCGCGTGGGCTTTGGCCTCGATCCCGATGTCCAGATGGGGCCGGTGATTACGCCCGAAAGCAAAGCTCGGGTTGAGAGTCTGATCGGGCAAGGCGCGAGCGAAGGCGCCAAAGTGCTGGTGGATGGCCGCCATACCAAAATTTCGAAATATGAATCCGGAAATTTTGTGCGCCCCACTGTACTGGACCAAGTACCTCCCGGCAGCAAGCTCGCGGCCACCGAAATTTTCGGCCCCGTTCTCAGCCTGGTTCCAGCGAACGACGTAGATGAGGCAATCGCGTTCCTGGCCAGCAGCCCGTACGGAAATCAAGCTTCGATCTTCACCACCAGCGGCGCGGCGGCGCGCAAATTCCGCTATGAGGCGCCGGCGGGAAACATCGGCATCAACATCGGTGTGGCCGCCCCTATGGCCTATTTTCCCTTCAGTGGCTGGAAGGAAAGCTTCTTCGGGACCGTGCACGGCCAGGGACGTGACGCCATTGAGTTCTACACCGACAAGAAAGTTGTTATCGAGCGCTGGGGCCGCGAGCACAGCCGGAAGTTCTGA
- a CDS encoding APC family permease, whose product MPSATHAEEVSAPHLKRVLGRWDLVLLFVVAIVNLNVVPTIAANGPVTVWLWLLALVLFFWPQGIAVIELAHRFPGEGGVYLWTKEVFGDFHGFLSGWCYWTNNIFYVPTVLLYFVGISVFVAGAGAASLADNRWFALGASLALLALLVALNVVGLGVGKWINNLGGIGTATSALVLLGLGIWVTWTHGVSVKASDFRIPSDFRLLSAFGVICFGLVGLELASIMGDEIRDPQRTLPGAVALGGVFSGLLYIGATLTLLLAVPKNEIGVLQGVVQAVAKMAQEVGVAWIVSPFAFVLSISIAGIASAWLSGSARIPFVAGLDAYLPEALGRLHPRFATPHMALLVHGGLSAAFLSMSFVGAQVKEAFVTMLDLAVVLQLLPFLYMYAAVIKLGMKRTSTAGHYSPATLKLAGISGLTTTALAMCVAFVPSHQITSIWLFEVKMAVGTLFFVGLAGFFFFVYGRRKTAANALLRV is encoded by the coding sequence ATGCCATCCGCGACCCATGCCGAGGAGGTCAGCGCGCCGCATCTCAAGCGTGTCCTCGGCCGGTGGGACCTGGTTCTGCTGTTCGTAGTTGCGATCGTCAACCTCAACGTTGTACCCACGATCGCGGCCAATGGTCCGGTCACGGTTTGGCTGTGGCTGCTGGCTTTGGTCTTGTTCTTCTGGCCGCAAGGGATCGCGGTGATTGAGCTGGCGCACCGCTTTCCGGGAGAGGGCGGAGTCTATCTCTGGACCAAAGAGGTATTCGGCGACTTTCACGGCTTCCTGTCGGGCTGGTGCTATTGGACGAATAACATTTTCTACGTGCCCACTGTGTTGCTCTACTTCGTGGGCATCTCGGTTTTTGTAGCCGGTGCGGGGGCTGCCTCGCTGGCGGACAATCGATGGTTCGCCCTGGGCGCTTCTCTGGCATTGCTGGCGCTGCTGGTGGCTTTGAACGTGGTAGGCCTGGGCGTCGGGAAGTGGATAAATAATCTGGGCGGCATCGGTACGGCAACTTCTGCGCTGGTGCTGCTTGGCTTGGGCATTTGGGTCACGTGGACTCATGGCGTCAGCGTGAAGGCGTCTGATTTCCGCATCCCCAGCGACTTTCGCCTGCTTTCGGCGTTTGGGGTGATCTGCTTCGGCCTGGTTGGGCTGGAACTGGCGTCGATCATGGGGGACGAGATTCGTGATCCGCAACGTACCCTGCCTGGGGCGGTGGCGTTAGGCGGCGTATTTTCAGGACTGCTTTACATTGGCGCAACGCTGACGCTCTTGCTGGCAGTGCCTAAGAACGAGATCGGCGTTTTGCAGGGCGTAGTGCAAGCGGTTGCCAAAATGGCGCAAGAGGTGGGAGTCGCGTGGATTGTGTCGCCTTTTGCTTTTGTGCTGAGCATTTCGATCGCGGGAATTGCGTCGGCGTGGCTCTCGGGTTCGGCGCGCATTCCGTTTGTGGCCGGGCTCGACGCTTATCTGCCTGAGGCGCTTGGGCGATTGCATCCGCGGTTCGCGACCCCACATATGGCGTTGCTGGTACATGGCGGGCTTTCGGCGGCGTTTTTGAGCATGAGCTTCGTCGGCGCACAAGTGAAGGAAGCGTTCGTGACCATGTTGGATCTGGCCGTCGTTCTGCAATTGCTGCCGTTCCTTTATATGTACGCGGCGGTGATTAAATTGGGTATGAAGCGAACGAGCACGGCTGGCCATTACAGTCCGGCGACGCTCAAGCTGGCGGGGATCAGTGGCCTGACCACGACCGCTCTGGCCATGTGCGTGGCTTTTGTGCCTTCGCACCAGATCACTTCGATTTGGCTATTCGAAGTGAAGATGGCGGTGGGCACGCTGTTCTTCGTCGGCCTCGCAGGATTTTTCTTTTTTGTTTACGGGCGGCGCAAAACTGCCGCCAACGCGCTGCTCAGAGTTTGA
- a CDS encoding P1 family peptidase, producing the protein MRLNLPCICLVACILCCQCAFAETKPRARDLGVPFEGTAGPLNAITDVQGVEVGHTTLISGEGPLKVGVGPVRTGVTAVLPRGTTNSDPVFAAWFTENGNGEMTGTTWVEESGFLEGPVMITNTHSVGVVRDAVIQWRVKHGQPKESEYWWSLPVVAETWDGYLNDTNGFHVRPEDAFHALETARGGPVPEGNVGGGTGMICYEFKGGIGTASRKLTEKQGGYTVGVLVQCNHGRRGQLRIAGVPVGSEITDYPVWSQMGMARPRDVGSIIVVVATDAPLLPHQLKRIARRVTLGLGRNGATAGNGSGDIFIAFSTANPGAFSYKHVTHPAMMANDQLDPLFDATVQAVEEAEVNALVAAETMVGADNHKATAIPHDRLREILKKYNRLGR; encoded by the coding sequence TTGAGATTAAATCTGCCCTGCATCTGCCTGGTTGCCTGCATCCTGTGCTGCCAATGTGCTTTCGCCGAAACCAAGCCCCGGGCACGCGACTTGGGCGTGCCATTCGAGGGCACAGCGGGGCCGCTGAATGCCATCACGGACGTACAAGGGGTTGAGGTAGGGCATACGACCCTTATTTCAGGCGAAGGCCCCCTAAAAGTTGGCGTCGGTCCGGTACGCACAGGAGTAACGGCTGTGCTGCCGCGCGGCACGACCAACAGCGATCCCGTATTCGCCGCCTGGTTCACCGAGAACGGCAATGGCGAGATGACGGGCACGACCTGGGTGGAAGAATCGGGATTCCTCGAGGGCCCGGTCATGATCACCAATACCCACAGCGTGGGGGTGGTCCGAGATGCCGTGATTCAGTGGCGGGTGAAGCATGGGCAGCCTAAGGAAAGCGAGTACTGGTGGTCGCTTCCGGTAGTGGCGGAAACCTGGGACGGCTACCTGAATGACACCAACGGTTTCCACGTGCGTCCAGAAGACGCATTTCATGCTTTGGAGACCGCGCGCGGCGGTCCCGTTCCCGAAGGCAATGTTGGTGGCGGTACCGGCATGATCTGCTACGAATTTAAAGGCGGCATAGGAACGGCCTCGCGAAAGCTCACGGAAAAGCAGGGCGGCTACACCGTGGGCGTGCTGGTGCAGTGCAACCATGGCCGGCGCGGGCAGTTGCGGATCGCAGGCGTCCCCGTGGGCAGCGAGATTACGGACTATCCCGTCTGGTCACAAATGGGGATGGCGAGGCCGAGGGACGTTGGCTCGATCATTGTTGTGGTCGCGACTGACGCGCCGCTCCTGCCGCACCAACTTAAGCGCATCGCCAGGCGCGTCACCCTCGGCCTGGGCCGCAATGGCGCCACCGCGGGAAACGGGTCAGGCGACATTTTTATTGCTTTCTCCACCGCGAATCCGGGCGCATTCAGCTACAAGCACGTAACCCATCCGGCGATGATGGCCAACGATCAGTTGGATCCGCTATTTGATGCGACCGTTCAGGCTGTTGAAGAAGCTGAGGTAAACGCCCTGGTTGCGGCTGAAACCATGGTTGGAGCGGACAACCATAAGGCGACGGCAATTCCGCACGATCGTCTGCGCGAAATTTTAAAGAAGTATAACCGTCTGGGCAGATAA